A stretch of DNA from Lotus japonicus ecotype B-129 chromosome 4, LjGifu_v1.2:
AGCCATGAAATATCTGAAGTGGGCCTGTGACTACATCACCTACTGTTAGCTGCCTCATATATGGCTCAGCATGAGTTTCTAAATAAGGTAAACCCTTGGATTTCATTATAAGATCATAtatatttgcattgaaaacATCTGCTACAGACTTAGATACCAAAAGCACCATCATGATAAGGGGTAGCAATAACAAGTTGTTGGTCAGTTCTAGAATAATTACACATAGAGAAACGGTTGTCCTCATAGATCCACCGAGGAATGAAGCAGCGCCGAGTACAGCATAAAGGCCATGGTTAAGGTTGGACTTTTTACCAAACAACATTCCGACAAAGCGTCCATAAGATGCACCGGTCACGATAATTGGCACAAAAACACCGGCTGGAACAACCACTCCACAGCTAAGGATACTTAAAAAGAAGCCTGTGATGAAAAAGATGAACATTGACGAATACTGGAACTCGCTGTCCGTGTTCTTGCTAAACAGATTTCTGATAGCATCAtcatttgtgttgaaaatgAGGCTGGCAAGATCATTGTAGTGACCAGGAGGGCATTGGAATTTCTTGTAGATACCAGACCGACCGATTGTAGGACAAGGCTCGACTGGATCAGCTGGGCAAGGCTGGCAAGATGCAAGCCATGGTAATCCGAAAAGAAGACAGGACGTAAACATGGAGATCACACAAGCAAGCAAAATTTTGCAAATGGTGCCTTTCCTGCAAGGGTAAATAATTGGAAGGATGAGCTTGGCAGAACTCATTGTCCTATGTTATGAGGAAAAGTTTAGCTGTGTCATACCCACTTAACTAAAAAAGAAGCTTACTCATTGATAGCATTGTATATGCGAAGAACTTTGTTCCACAAATAATTATATAAGCTTCCAAGGATCCCCCCTATAACACCAAGAATAAACACAAGAGGAACATCCTTTGCATGATACATAAGACTTCCTGAATAAGCATCGAACATTATCAGTCCCCCTTTACCAAATAACCCGCATTTACCACTTAAACATACATCAATCATAGCACGGAGGAAAATTGCAACTATTGCTGTTGTAAAGAAAGCTCTCCAcagaagggcagttctccaccTGTAGAAcagaaattaaacatttattaatttattttttacaaaattGACTTACTGATTTTCAGATTAATAagataaaaaatatcaatttatcaactagagttaagagaaaagcAATTCTGACAATAACAGAAACCATTTATAGAAAAACAAATATGGGAAAACTAGGAAGAGAAACAAAAAGTTGAaggttttcaaatttcaatcaaCCCTTTGTACATAAACACCTAGACACAAGCCTGCTAAACAATTTATCACACTGACATCGACAAAAACCATTCATATAACAAAAATACAATTCCAATCCTCAAGCAAAGCAAAGGAAGCATCATGAAAAATTAACAGCAGAAAATACGTAATGTTATGCAGATAGATTGGCACACGAACCAAGATGCCATCTCTTCGAGGGCAAACAACACCCCACCAACAGGGGCACGAAAGGCAGCGGCAATCCCAGCTGCTGAACCACATACAATTAAATCTCGTCGATCTCGGTCGTTCTTAAAATATCGTAACCATTTCCATGTTAACCCATATCTCTTTGACCCACCCTGGCCCAACAATGCTGCCACACATGCACCTGTATGCAACATAGGCCCTGCCTTCCCAATATGAAGAGATGATGACACAGCTGTGATGCTTCCAATAATCTATCAGAATCAACATGAAAGTAAATATCTTCTTCAGGAAAAACAATTCCTGACTGACCGAATCTAATAAAGGGAACCAAAGTACTAGTTAAAAGACAATAGTGCCAATGATAAATTATGAGGCTGAACACTGTTACTGGAGAAGCAGTTTAACATTGTTTAATGAATTTCTATCAAGACATGTGCTCCATGCGTTAAGAAAGGAAAAGGACAGATGGAATAATGTAAAACACCATAGTAGGACTAGGGAATACTACATTGATATAAGGAACAGAATCATTCAATTTGTATGTCACATATACATGATgtttagaaaatattgatgtttCAAATATATTATTGCAAATAGAATATCTTTTCCTACTAGAACGGCAGTATGCAGTATACACCCTTTAAGATGATATTTTCAGAGCTAACAGGAATGATAAGTAGAATTATAACCATTAATTCCCAGCCCCAACCCCCACCCTCTGGATTCTGGAAATTTTTTCAAAAGATGTCATTATATATTGCTACTATACACATATTACATAAAGAAAGAAGTGCCTGTGTAGATAAGTTACAGACAATACAGTTAAAAAGTAATCAGAAATGTCACTTGCACACTGCAAAATTTGTGTAATTGTACATCCCTTTGTGGTTGCTAGCATCTTACAAGCTTATGAGTCAGTCTACATAAACTCCTTAACAAATACGTACCGGTTAAAATGATCTTCACATAATTGTAAGTCTCCTGGATACTAACTTCTCGGATAAGTTAAAATCAACCTTTATACATCAACTTTTCGAGAAACTCCCTCATTTAACTTCTCCATAAGCACCTATATACTTATAAGGACTTTTTGTTAAGACGGAAACCAAATATTTATCTCGGATGAAAAGTTCCCACAATAACTTTTGAAATATGTAACTACCCTAACTTTATGCAGTTACAAGAGAAGTTATCCAAAAGTTTTTCAGCAGAGAATAGCAAGTTAATGGCTGCCCGTTTCCATCTTTCAATACTTAACAACTTTAATATCATATATGTTATAATTGCATATGTGAAAAAAGATTGTctatggaaagaaaaaaaaagtcttcGAATAACGCAGATCCTTAACACTAAAAGAGCATTATATTAGCATATACCTTAACAATCAGAGTTGGTAGGGTAAATATTCCAGGTGCATCTACGCCATTTAGGTAAGCCTTCACCTCTGATATACCTGAACCAGCAGCAGCAGGTGCTATCATAGCAGTTATTATAGTGGCGAAAAGCGTGAGAGCCAAATTCGAAGCAAAAAATGTTACAAAAGCCAATGAAAACCTGCAATAAATTTTCACGCTTAATCAGCAACTTCACATTCACGTGAGAAGAGTGGACATAAAAGAATTCCAAACAAAGAAAGTACTAAGACAGAAAAGGAAAGTCAAATTTCCAAATCAACATGAAATAAAACAttaagggtgtgtttggatttgaattgaaatcaacTCGAAAGCATTTCAACCCGACAGAACCTGAGAGTTACTTTCACATTCGCACATTGGAATTTGTGTTTTTCAGTTGAAACTGTTTTGTCTTGGAACGCTTGTAAACTAAAAatcaaacacacactaaatcTAAATCTACTATCAATACTATAGAGTAGATTAGGTAGTAGGGAACCTCTTATGCAACATCATGTTGGATGTGACAACAAACTTCACACCAGCAAGATTCTCAACAGCAAGATTGTTGCAAAAACCAATAAGACCAAGGATGGTACCAATTAGAAAGCACAAGAGCCACTTCATCAACACATACTGGAAAATCTGAAGCGACCCTCTGCTCCTCCAATCCTGCTTGAAGAACTCGTTTTCAAAAATCCTGCACACCCACAAGAAAGACTTGAGAACAGGGTCATAACAAAGAAGACCCAGATGGTGAAAAATGGGGAGAAGAAAGTAAGAAACAGACTCGTAATCGAGGCTTTCAATGGGGCAGACATTGGCACCAACGATGGCAACTTGGGAGGAGGAATTGATGATGGATCTTTGAGAGGAGAGCAAGGGTTGACGAAGGCGATGCTCGGAGTCGCCATTAGATAAGTGGTTGGTGGACATGGTAGGAAGTGGAGGTTAGTGGCGGTTGCAAGTGGTGGCGGTTTCAGGCATTTTGTGGCGAAGAAAACATGGAAGGAAGGAAGACACTACCAAACAGTCAGCGAGTGGTGACAGTGAGGAAGAAAGAGGTCAAAACAAGGAAATTTCCAACAAGAATCGGTTTGTGTTGTGTTGTCGGTTTACTATTTGTGTTTACACTCTACGCATACAAGGAAAGGAACACTAGTAGAAAAAATATATGGCAAATTCTGTGATGCGTCCCTATTTTTAAGGGTGTGGTGCCTCCAACCCTTTTAGTAAATAATATGATGCCATGTGTATtagtattttcaaattttctttttctgttcaaatttgaattgttttttagaaaattaaaaatgttttatattttattttcagatGGGCCTTTTAGCAATTGTTTGAAAGTTGTATATTATCTTTTAACCATCATTGAGAATTTTTACCAAACTTATTCGTATTCTGAGTTcaacccattttcttcttcttcttccttgaacCCTAATAGTATCAGCTTCTTCACCTTCTAGCTTCTTCACCTTCCAGCTTCTTCATCGTTCGTTTTTCGCAGACGAGGACCATTGTCGTCATCAGCTTCTTCATTGTCGTTCGAGCTTCTTCACGTTCCAGCTTCTTCATCAAATAGCACGGTCCGTTTCTGAATCTGGGTTTAGTGTGTTTTGGTTCTAAAATCGCATTTTCCTAATCTATTAttcgttgttgttgtttgatttCAAATTAAGGGGTTCTTATATTTGTGGGTTTTGAATCTGGGTTTATGGTTTAAATCGCATTTTGGGTATTGTGCTTTTGGGTTTAGGCTTTTGAATcggtgggtttagggtttaaaaaatctgaatgaaatttttttcgTTTAAGGTTTACCAAATTGATTTCGTTGTTTTCGAAAATCAGGTTTTGTTTACTTAAAATCTTTGTGTTGTACTTATTTATTGGTTTCGTTGCATAGGTTTGCTGCCATGGCAGATGTGAATGAATATTTCTCTATTGACTTGTCTAATGATGGAGGTATGAGTGAGGATGATGATTCTGTGGCAGTGGCTGATGATGGCAATGGCAATAATGAGAATTCTAATCCAGATCGTTGCAAATTAATCCCTGACTTGACAGCTGATGAGATAAAGGAGCTGGTGTTTTGTTCTGAGAAGGATGCTGTTGAATTTTACCAACACTATGCCCATTTCAAAGGTTTTGGTGCAAGGAAAGATGATGTCCGTCGTGATCGAAAGGGTAATATTATTAGTCGTCAACTGGTGTGTAATAGGGAAGGTGAGAGACATGAGAAGCATTTGAATAAGGTTAGCCGAGTCAAAGAAGCAAAGCCTATTACCAGAGTGGCTTGCCCAGCAAAGTTCCGTGTCTGTTTTCATGCAGACTCAAGCAAGTGGAAGGTTGTGCTATTTGAACTAGAACACAATCATGGGTTGACACCTGCATCCCACGTTCATTTGATGCCTTCATTCAGGGGATTGACTGATGGTGACAAGGCTCAAGTAGACAGTCTAAAGCTGTATGGGGTGAGAAGTTGCAACATAATGGGGCTTTTGATGGGTCAGAAAGGTGGGCATGAATCGGTGGGTTttctgaaaaaggacttatatAATCATGTTGATAAGAAGAAAAGGATAAGTTTAGGTGCTGGAGATGCAGCCAGTGCATTGAGTTATTTGCAGCGTAAGGGGGAGAAGGATCCcatgttttttttcaaattcacaAGATCAGGTGAAGAAAATCTTGAAAACTTGTTTTGGTGCGATGGAACAAGTCGCCTTGATTACCAAGCGTTTGGAGATGTCATTGTTTTTGACAGCACCTACAAGAAGAACAAGTACAACAAACCGGTTGTTATCTTTTCTGGCTACAATCATCACAAGGAGACTACAATTTTTGCATGTGCCTTGGTT
This window harbors:
- the LOC130711449 gene encoding putative chloride channel-like protein CLC-g — encoded protein: MSTNHLSNGDSEHRLRQPLLSSQRSIINSSSQVAIVGANVCPIESLDYEIFENEFFKQDWRSRGSLQIFQYVLMKWLLCFLIGTILGLIGFCNNLAVENLAGVKFVVTSNMMLHKRFSLAFVTFFASNLALTLFATIITAMIAPAAAGSGISEVKAYLNGVDAPGIFTLPTLIVKIIGSITAVSSSLHIGKAGPMLHTGACVAALLGQGGSKRYGLTWKWLRYFKNDRDRRDLIVCGSAAGIAAAFRAPVGGVLFALEEMASWWRTALLWRAFFTTAIVAIFLRAMIDVCLSGKCGLFGKGGLIMFDAYSGSLMYHAKDVPLVFILGVIGGILGSLYNYLWNKVLRIYNAINEKGTICKILLACVISMFTSCLLFGLPWLASCQPCPADPVEPCPTIGRSGIYKKFQCPPGHYNDLASLIFNTNDDAIRNLFSKNTDSEFQYSSMFIFFITGFFLSILSCGVVVPAGVFVPIIVTGASYGRFVGMLFGKKSNLNHGLYAVLGAASFLGGSMRTTVSLCVIILELTNNLLLLPLIMMVLLVSKSVADVFNANIYDLIMKSKGLPYLETHAEPYMRQLTVGDVVTGPLQIFHGYEKVRNVVFVLKTTSHNGFPVIDEPPFSEAPVLFGIILRHHLLTLLRKKVFMSAPMAMGGDVLRQFSADDFAKRGSDRGERIEDIHLTQEEMDMFIDLHPFTNASPYTVVESMSLGKALILFRELGLRHLLVIPKIPSRSPVVGILTRHDFTAEHILGTHPYLVRSRWKRLRFWQPFLENFFWSSQLQG
- the LOC130713152 gene encoding protein FAR1-RELATED SEQUENCE 5-like yields the protein MADVNEYFSIDLSNDGGMSEDDDSVAVADDGNGNNENSNPDRCKLIPDLTADEIKELVFCSEKDAVEFYQHYAHFKGFGARKDDVRRDRKGNIISRQLVCNREGERHEKHLNKVSRVKEAKPITRVACPAKFRVCFHADSSKWKVVLFELEHNHGLTPASHVHLMPSFRGLTDGDKAQVDSLKLYGVRSCNIMGLLMGQKGGHESVGFLKKDLYNHVDKKKRISLGAGDAASALSYLQRKGEKDPMFFFKFTRSGEENLENLFWCDGTSRLDYQAFGDVIVFDSTYKKNKYNKPVVIFSGYNHHKETTIFACALVCDETIETYKWVLKALDEAMFGKKPKAVVTDGDKSMREAVKVVFPNATHRLCGWHIQQNCLEKIKIPDFLNEFKTLIYGNFTP